From the Hevea brasiliensis isolate MT/VB/25A 57/8 chromosome 15, ASM3005281v1, whole genome shotgun sequence genome, one window contains:
- the LOC110668805 gene encoding protein translation factor SUI1 homolog 2, whose protein sequence is MSELETQIPSTFDPFADANAEDSGAGAKEYVHIRIQQRNGRKSLTTVQGLKKEFSYNKILKDLKKEFCCNGTVVQDPELGQVIQLQGDQRKNVSTFLVQAGIVKKEKIKIHGF, encoded by the exons ATGTCTGAGCTCGAAACCCAGATTCCTTCTACCTTTG ATCCGTTTGCTGATGCAAATGCTGAAGACTCAGGTGCTGGTGCAAAAGAGTATGTGCATATTCGTATACAACAACGGAATGGTAGAAAGAGCTTGACTACTGTGCAGGGATTGAAGAAGGAATTCAGCTACAATAAGATACTCAAGGATCTCAAGAAGGAATTCTGCTGCAATGGTACAGTGGTGCAAGACCCTGAATTAGGGCAG GTTATTCAGCTTCAAGGTGATCAGCGGAAGAATGTGTCTACATTCCTTGTTCAG GCTGGCAttgtgaaaaaggaaaaaataaaaattcatggTTTCTAA